In Raphanus sativus cultivar WK10039 chromosome 5, ASM80110v3, whole genome shotgun sequence, the following proteins share a genomic window:
- the LOC108863300 gene encoding protein NRT1/ PTR FAMILY 1.1 has protein sequence MENPPDQTESKEMMLQPIRRRRKGGLLTMPFIIANEGFEKVASYGLLQNMILYLMSDYGLGIVKGQTVLFMWVAATNFMPLVGAFLSDSYLGRFLTIAIASLSSFLGMVLLWLTAMLPQVKPSPCIASAGTNCSSPAAKSSQLALLYSAFALISIGSGGIRPCSLAFGADQLDNKENPKNERVLESFFGWYYASSSVAVLIAFTVIVYIQDHLGWRIGFGIPAILMLLASLVFVLASPLYVKRNVSKSLFTGLAQAAVAAYVNRKLMLPGQSDSYGCYHHLKDSELKAPSDKLRFLNKACVIRNRDEDIGSDGLALNPWRLCTTDQVEELKALVKVIPVWSTGIMMSINVSQNSFQLLQANSMDRRLSDDSTFKIPAGSFGMFTIIALISWVVLYDRAILPLASKIRGRPVRINVKIRMGLGLFISFLAMAVSATVEHYRRRTAISQGLAGNATATVNISAMWLVPQYVLHGLAEALTGIGQTEFFYTEFPKSMSSIAAALFGLGMAVANILASVILNVIKNSSKKGGVSWIEDNINKGHYDYYYWVLAIMSFVNVIYYVVCSWSYGPTVDQVRNDKVNGVREEEQEEVVKIN, from the exons ATGGAGAACCCTCCGGATCAAACAGAGTCAAAGGAGATGATGCTTCAACCCATAAGAAGAAGACGAAAGGGTGGTCTTCTCACTATGCCCTTCATCATTG CAAACGAGGGGTTTGAGAAAGTGGCGAGCTACGGATTACTACAGAACATGATACTCTACCTGATGAGTGACTACGGTTTGGGAATTGTGAAAGGACAAACCGTATTGTTCATGTGGGTCGCTGCTACTAACTTCATGCCTCTCGTTGGAGCTTTTCTATCAGATTCGTATTTGGGTCGCTTTCTCACCATCGCCATTGCCTCTCTCTCCAGTTTCCTG GGGATGGTGCTACTATGGCTAACGGCGATGTTACCGCAAGTGAAGCCATCACCGTGTATAGCATCAGCCGGAACCAACTGCAGTTCCCCGGCAGCGAAATCTTCTCAACTGGCTCTTTTGTATTCCGCATTTGCACTTATATCGATCGGATCAGGTGGTATCAGGCCGTGTTCTCTAGCCTTCGGTGCTGATCAATTGGATAACAAAGAGAATCCGAAGAACGAAAGAGTTCTTGAGAGTTTCTTCGGTTGGTACTACGCTTCGTCATCGGTTGCTGTCTTGATCGCTTTCACTGTCATTGTCTACATTCAAGATCATCTAGGATGGAGAATTGGGTTTGGTATACCAGCGATTCTTATGCTACTCGCGAGTTTAGTGTTTGTATTGGCGTCTCCTCTGTATGTTAAACGCAATGTGAGCAAGAGCTTGTTCACTGGTTTAGCTCAAGCGGCTGTTGCAGCTTACGTGAACAGGAAGTTAATGTTACCGGGTCAGAGTGACTCGTATGGTTGTTATCACCACTTGAAAGATTCTGAACTCAAAGCTCCAAGTGACAAATTGAG GTTTCTGAACAAAGCTTGTGTCATAAGAAACCGCGACGAAGACATCGGTTCTGATGGTTTGGCCTTAAACCCATGGAGACTCTGCACAACAGACCAAGTTGAGGAACTCAAGGCTTTGGTCAAGGTGATACCAGTATGGTCCACGGGGATAATGATGTCTATAAACGTGAGCCAGAACTCGTTTCAGCTGCTTCAAGCTAACTCAATGGACAGACGTTTGAGCGACGATTCAACCTTCAAAATCCCAGCTGGATCTTTCGGCATGTTCACTATCATAGCCCTAATCTCATGGGTGGTTCTCTACGACCGAGCCATCCTCCCATTAGCTTCCAAGATCCGAGGTAGACCGGTTAGGATCAACGTCAAGATCCGTATGGGGTTAGGACTATTCATATCATTCCTAGCGATGGCGGTCTCCGCAACTGTTGAGCATTACAGAAGGAGAACCGCGATAAGCCAAGGACTCGCAGGCAACGCCACTGCTACGGTGAACATCTCAGCGATGTGGCTTGTACCGCAGTACGTGCTACACGGTTTAGCAGAGGCCTTAACCGGTATAGGACAGACAGAGTTTTTCTACACCGAGTTTCCCAAAAGCATGTCGAGCATAGCTGCCGCGCTGTTTGGTCTAGGAATGGCTGTGGCTAATATATTGGCTAGTGTGATACTCAATGTGATCAAGAACAGCTCAAAGAAAGGTGGAGTGAGCTGGATTGAAGATAATATCAACAAGGGTCATTATGATTATTACTATTGGGTTTTGGCGATCATGAGCTTCGTTAATGTTATCTATTACGTGGTGTGTAGCTGGTCGTATGGTCCGACGGTGGATCAGGTGAGGAATGATAAGGTTAATGGCGTGAGAGAGGAGGAACAAGAAGAAGTtgttaaaataaactaa
- the LOC108863265 gene encoding probable inactive nicotinamidase At3g16190 — translation MAERWTNTALLVIDMQNDFIEEDSVMQVKGGKAIVPNVINVVELARQRGVLVVWVVREHDPQGRDVEIFRRHHYSSEKVGPTVKGTEGAKLVDGLNIREEEDYKIVKTRFSAFFGTHLHSFLQTSGVTKLVIAGVQTPNCIRQTVFDAVELDYPDVTVIVDATAAATQEIHTANILDMKNIGVKTPTLHEWSEEFA, via the exons ATGGCGGAGAGATGGACGAACACGGCTCTACTCGTTATCGATATGCAG AATGATTTCATAGAGGAAGATTCTGTGATGCAAGTGAAAGGTGGAAAAGCCATAGTTCCTAATGTTATCAATGTGGTCGAACTCGCGAGGCAGCGTGGCGTTCTCGTCGTTTGG GTTGTTAGAGAACACGATCCTCAGGGAAGAGATGTTGAAATATTCAGGCGTCATCACTACAGTTCTGAGAAAGTTGGACCGACTGTTAAAGGAACAGAAGGTGCAAAGCTAGTCGATGGACTGAAcatcagagaagaagaagattataaGATAGTGAAAACCCGTTTCAGCGCCTTCTTCGGCACTCATCTTCATTCGTTCCTCCAGACTTCAGGGGTTACCAAGTTAGTCATCGCTG GGGTGCAAACGCCAAATTGTATCAGGCAAACGGTGTTTGATGCAGTGGAGCTGGACTATCCAGATGTAACTGTTATTGTAGATGCGACAGCTGCTGCAACACAGGAGATTCATACGG CGAATATTCTGGACATGAAAAATATCGGCGTCAAGACTCCTACGTTACACGAATGGTCTGAAGAATTTGCATGA
- the LOC108863263 gene encoding uncharacterized protein LOC108863263 has translation MERIGMNSNSSNGQSLWHSSSSQSPKTPTSTMLDRALSSRRPHSDADLSGESGADESKTKRPHIYLLASNFVSRIGHQWLPCLLVALLFLVALFLSSLAFHSSSFVCVSRFDPAARIGFFGLDGLESDFGALGVPWCRSKHGKEVEWTSKDLLKALEEFVPIYETRPIKNNMHGMGFDHSFGLWFMARWLKPELMIESGAFKGHSTWVMRQAMPDTPIISLTPRHPEKYLKKGPAYVDGNCTYFAGKDFVDFGSVDWKNVLKKHGVKDLNRVLVFFDDHQNELKRIKQALKSGFQHLIFEDNYDTGTGDHYSLRQICDQSYIKGGGHSCFKDSDEARIRSNRKKFWEKAVDTEELCGPGETWWGVRGEMRDDFNHTNTQISYNQHFQNSRYVESILDVYWELPPVAGPSLTHQSRYDPARATPPIVADGRYRLFQRIGLGRLDKSVFNGYTQMVYLQISKAGS, from the exons atgGAAAGAATAGGGATGAACAGCAACAGCAGCAACGGCCAATCACTGTGGCACTCATCATCATCTCAGTCCCCCAAAACTCCCACCTCCACCATGCTCGATCGCGCCCTCTCCTCTCGCCGCCCTCACTCCGACGCCGATCTCTCCGGCGAATCCGGCGCCGACGAATCCAAGACTAAGCGCCCCCACATCTACCTCCTCGCCTCCAATTTCGTCTCTCGGATCGGCCACCAGTGGCTCCCCTGCCTCCTCGTCGCTCTCCTCTTCCTCGTcgctctcttcctctcctcctTGGCCTTCCACTCCAGCAGCTTCGTCTGCGTCTCCCGCTTCGATCCCGCCGCTCGGATCGGGTTCTTCGGTTTGGATGGCCTCGAATCGGACTTTGGAGCCCTAGGTGTTCCTTGGT GCAGATCGAAACATGGAAAAGAAGTTGAGTGGACCTCCAAGGATTTACTCAAGGCTCTTGAAGAGTTTGTGCCTATATACGAAACACGACCTATAAAGAACAACATGCATGGGATGGGTTTTGACCACAGCTTTGGGTTATGGTTCATGGCACGTTGGCTAAAGCCAGAGCTGATGATCGAGAGTGGTGCTTTTAAGGGGCATTCCACTTGGGTTATGCGGCAAGCGATGCCAGATACACCAATTATCTCACTGACGCCAAGACACCCCGAGAAGTACTTGAAGAAGGGTCCTGCCTATGTGGATGGAAACTGCACGTACTTTGCGGGCAAAGATTTTGTTGATTTTGGAAGTGTGGATTGGAAGAATGTGTTGAAGAAACACGGAGTAAAAGATCTCAACCGTGTTCTTGTCTTCTTTGATGATCATCAGAATGAACTCAAAAG GATAAAGCAGGCACTGAAGTCAGGTTTCCAACATCTCATTTTTGAGGATAACTACGATACAGGAACAGGGGATCACTATTCCCTTAGGCAGATATGTGATCAGTCATATATAAAAG GAGGAGGTCACAGCTGTTTCAAAGACAGCGATGAAGCAAGGATTAGATCAAACAGGAAGAAGTTCTGGGAGAAAGCAGTTGATACAGAGGAACTCTGTGGACCAGGTGAAACATGGTGGGGAGTGCGAGGAGAAATGAGAGATGACTTTAACcacacaaacacacaaatcTCATACAATCAGCATTTTCAGAACAGCAGATACGTTGAATCGATTCTTGATGTCTACTGGGAGTTACCTCCGGTTGCAGGACCTTCATTGACGCATCAATCGCGTTACGACCCTGCTCGTGCCACTCCACCGATCGTAGCAGATGGGAGGTACCGTTTGTTCCAAAGAATCGGCCTAGGTCGGCTGGATAAGTCTGTGTTCAATGGCTATACTCAAATGGTTTACCTTCAGATATCCAAAGCCGGGTCATAG